The DNA segment ACTCTCTTGATGAACTGGTTAAATTAGGTCATCACATTAATAACAATGGTTTTTCTATTGGTATTGCCTTGGAAGCCTGTACCGTTCCAGCCGCAGGAAAACCTTCTTTTACTTTACCTGAAAATGAAATGGAGTTTGGTGTCGGTATTCACGGTGAACCAGGTATTGACCGTCGTAAATTTACGTCCCTCAACGATACTGTTGATGCCATGTTTAATACCTTAATTGAGAATGGTCACTATCAACGAGTGATCCGCAATTGGGATCGTGAAAACGGCAGTTGGATTGATGAGGCTCAGGAAAAACAGCCGTTAAAATCTGGCGATCGCGTCATTGTTTTAGTTAATAACCTTGGTGCCACACCACAATCTGAACTTTATGGTGTTTATAACCGTTTAACTCAATGCTGTGAAAAATTTGGCTTAACCATCGAACGTTCTTTAATTGGTTCTTATTGCACTTCGCTCGATATGACAGGGATCTCAATAACGTTATTAAAAGTTGATAACGAATTACTTACCTTGTGGGATGCCCCTGTAAATACGCCAGCAATGGTGAAATAAGTCTTTAATAACAAGAAAAGGAACAAAAAAATGGCTTTAACTCGTGCTCAAATTATTCTTTGGTTACAACAATGTGCGCTACTGTTTGAACAAAATAGTGATTATTTAACGGATTTAGATCGTGAAATTGGTGATGCTGACCACGGTTTAAATATGAACCGTGGCTTTAGAAAAGTGCAGGAAAAACTCCCTGAATTTGAAGGGCAAGATATCGGCACTATCCTCAAAACTACGGGCATGACATTGCTCTCAAATATTGGCGGAGCAAGTGGTCCCCTATTTGGCACCTTCTTTATTCGTGCAGCTAAACCTACTGCTTCATTGCAAAGCCTAGAACTTAATCAACTTGTTGAAATGGTAACAGAAGGTGTAGAAGGCATTGTAAGCCGAGGAAAAGCAGAGCCAAATGACAAAACCATGTGTGATGTTTGGTGGCCAGTGGTTGAGTCATTAAAACACGCGAATGAACAAAACCTTTCTATCAAAGAAGCTATCGCTCAAGCACAAGTTGTCGCTGAAAAAGCAGCTGAAAATACCATTGCGATGCAAGCACGAAAAGGACGAGCAAGCTACTTAGGTGAGCGCAGTATCGGGCATAAAGATCCTGGCAGTGCTTCGGTGGTACTGATGATACAAGCCCTTGCAAATAGCATTAATGCATAACTGACCAAGCAACCAATATAAGCAACCAATAAAGGTCTACCATGATAAATATTGTTATTGTTTCTCATAGTAAACATCTCGCTGATGGTGTGGCAGAACTTGCCAGTCAGATGCTTAATCCGGCTCATTGCCAACTTGCGGTTGCCGCAGGTATCAACGATGAAGAATATGCGATTGGTACTGATGCCGTTAAAATTATGACGGCGATAGAATCGCTTTCACAAGCACAGTCCATTGTTGTGATGATGGATTTAGGCAGTGCTATCTTAAGTGCAGAAACGGCAATTGAGTTACTTGATCCAGAACTAGCTGAGAAAGTCACTCTTTGCTCAGCGCCCTTAGTTGAAGGCACTCTTGCAGCAGTTGTAGCGGCTTCTTCTGGGGCATCACTAGAAAAAGTGATTGAAGAAGCTTCAAATTCTTTATATCCAAAGAAAATCCAACTTGGTGAAAATTTCGTTCAACCTAAAAGTGATATTAATGCCCCTGTCAAAATTCACGGTAAAGAGGCGAGTTGGGTAGTTCGTAATCCTCATGGTTTACACGTAAGACCCGCGGCAACGTTAGTTGAGGTGCTTTCTTCTTTTCAGGCTGATTATCAATTAGTTAAAGGGGATAGACGTATTAATCCTCTCAGTTTAAATCAGCTTTCATTAATACAAATTCGTCAAGGCGATGAAATAACGCTAATTGCCTCTGGTGAACAAGAAGATGAAGCGATTGCGGCTTTTCTTAAACTTGCCCAAAATGGCTTTGGTGAGGAGCTATCTTCTGATCCTAATACCATAACATTAAAAGGTCTTTTGGCCCCTGTATCTCAAATTAAAGCACCCGCTTTTGTTTGGCATGAAATAGAGCTATCACCCGCTGAAAATTTATCAGAGCCGATTGATATTGATGTTCAAATTGGCAAATTTAATTTTGCCATAAAGAGTACGCTAAAAGCACTAAAACAAAGTGCCAATAAAGCTAGCCAAAAATTAGGTGAGCATATTGGTGCTATTTTTAACGGTCATATCATGATGTTAGATGATGATGAGTTAATAATAAGCGTGATTGATCGCATCAGAGCAGAGAAGATCAGCGCCCAGCAAAGTTGGTCGGATGAAATGCAGGAAAGAGCGCAGGTGTATTGCGCACTCACCGATCCTTATTTACGCGCGCGTGAACTTGATCTTCGTGATCTACGTAATCAAGTACTTTATCATTTACAAGATAAAACTCGTCCAAGCTTTACCCCTTCACAACCCGCTATTTTGGTCGCAAAAGAGCTTTTCCCTTCCACATTAATTCAATTAGTTGATAGTCAATTGGTCGGTATTGCTTTAGCAAACGGTGATAGTCGCTCTCACAGCGCCATTATCGCGGCTGAAATGCGCTTACCTATGTTAGTCAATTTAGGATCTACGCTATTAAAAGTCACTGACTCCCAAAAGTTAAAATTAGATACGAATAAGGGCGAATTAGTTATTGAACCGGTAATGCTATAAACCTCTTTTCAAATTAACCGCATAAAAAAAACCCGCACAATAATGTGCGGGTAAGTCAACGAAAAACGCTATCAATCTAGGTCATTATTGACTCTTCTAATTTTATTAAGGTATTGATAATACCAATGTCGTAGTACCACTAAAGTTACCTAATGACGGAGTGCCATTAGCTTGAAGTTTTGATAATACTCTCACATAGGTGTATTCATTCTTGATTGCGTTAACTTGTGTACCAATTGATGCAGGTGAACCATTTAACGTTAAAAAAGAACGGATGCTGCCATCTGGTTTTAAGTTTAAATAATGTTCTTCCATCGAACTGGTAATTTTTACTGGCATAGTTTCATTACAAGTGAGCGCAAATTGTTCTTCCACCTCATTACCATTAACTTGTGTCACATCAAGTACACCATGTGAAATAGTAAGATTATTAGAAATAAATGCACATTTACCTTCAGGCGGTGGAGCAATACCACATACACCACCCGGTACCATTCTTCCGCTTCCCCCCGTTGGGCTACTCGTCATAAAAAAAGCAATACATTCATCAACAGTAACAGATCCAGCATGGGTACTATAATTCACATAAGGGAAAGTCAGCCCGCATTGGTTAACAGCCACATCGCGTATTTCAGCCATAGAGCTTAAATGCTGTAAATCGACATCGCACCGCCATCTTGCCCGATGCTCAGTACCCGTTCCTCCCTTATTAGGTTTTGAGTGGAAGTGATTTAATTGAATATAACACCGACCACTCAAACCTAAACTTTTACAAGGGTTTGGCGTAAATCCTATTTCTGTCCAATATTCCAATACATAGTCGTAACGAATATTCCCTTTAATTTCTGGAGAGGGACCGGATTTAGTAATATAAGTAAAATAACCCGCTTGTACGCTAAATAGTGAAAAACTGCATAGTACAATTAATAACTTTAAAATTTGCTGTATTTTTTTCATTATCTTTTACTCATATTTCAAAGAAAACACGGCAGTAGCAGAAAAATGCCCCGGTTTAATTGACTTGTCTGCGATCGCTTTTGCTGTCGCTTGCAAATAAGCAATAAAATTAAGCTCAAAAATGCCATTATTAGGAATATTATATAAACCCGTGTAATCCCCTAATTTAATAGGGATACCCTCTTTAGTCGTAATTTTTATTCCTAAATCAGGATTATTAGCGCTATCGTCTAATGCTAATAATCCGGCAAGTTCATTATGCGTTGCCCCTTCAAATTTTATTTTCACTTGCTTGGCAATAGAAATATCGCACTCTGATAAAATAATTTTGAAATCCTTTTTCTCGAATTCAAAATAACTTTTATAAATATCATCCAAGCGAATTTCATCAAATACCACATCAACCTGAGAGTGCTCAGGTAAAACTTTGCAAGGTGCAATAATTAATGAACCAAAAATATTAAGGTTTTCAGCCGCAAAGACAGAAGATGAAAATAATAAACAACTACCAATAATACAACTAGATAACATTGATTTATTCATTATTGGTACTCCACAAACAAGGTGCCACCCGCGGTAAAATTACCCGGTGCCAGTTCACTATTTTCTTTTTTCACCAATACGGCCCAAATTTTTTCAGGGTTATTCAAATTAACCGAATATTT comes from the Proteus appendicitidis genome and includes:
- the dhaL gene encoding dihydroxyacetone kinase subunit DhaL; this translates as MALTRAQIILWLQQCALLFEQNSDYLTDLDREIGDADHGLNMNRGFRKVQEKLPEFEGQDIGTILKTTGMTLLSNIGGASGPLFGTFFIRAAKPTASLQSLELNQLVEMVTEGVEGIVSRGKAEPNDKTMCDVWWPVVESLKHANEQNLSIKEAIAQAQVVAEKAAENTIAMQARKGRASYLGERSIGHKDPGSASVVLMIQALANSINA
- the dhaM gene encoding dihydroxyacetone kinase phosphoryl donor subunit DhaM; this translates as MINIVIVSHSKHLADGVAELASQMLNPAHCQLAVAAGINDEEYAIGTDAVKIMTAIESLSQAQSIVVMMDLGSAILSAETAIELLDPELAEKVTLCSAPLVEGTLAAVVAASSGASLEKVIEEASNSLYPKKIQLGENFVQPKSDINAPVKIHGKEASWVVRNPHGLHVRPAATLVEVLSSFQADYQLVKGDRRINPLSLNQLSLIQIRQGDEITLIASGEQEDEAIAAFLKLAQNGFGEELSSDPNTITLKGLLAPVSQIKAPAFVWHEIELSPAENLSEPIDIDVQIGKFNFAIKSTLKALKQSANKASQKLGEHIGAIFNGHIMMLDDDELIISVIDRIRAEKISAQQSWSDEMQERAQVYCALTDPYLRARELDLRDLRNQVLYHLQDKTRPSFTPSQPAILVAKELFPSTLIQLVDSQLVGIALANGDSRSHSAIIAAEMRLPMLVNLGSTLLKVTDSQKLKLDTNKGELVIEPVML
- a CDS encoding fimbrial protein encodes the protein MNKSMLSSCIIGSCLLFSSSVFAAENLNIFGSLIIAPCKVLPEHSQVDVVFDEIRLDDIYKSYFEFEKKDFKIILSECDISIAKQVKIKFEGATHNELAGLLALDDSANNPDLGIKITTKEGIPIKLGDYTGLYNIPNNGIFELNFIAYLQATAKAIADKSIKPGHFSATAVFSLKYE
- the dhaK gene encoding dihydroxyacetone kinase subunit DhaK, with the translated sequence MKKLINRVDDVLSEQLQGFAKAHPEIKFHPSSFYVTRKDAPVKGKVALLSGGGSGHEPMHAGFVGKGMLDGACPGEIFTSPTPDKMYDCAKEIDSGEGVLMIVKNYTGDVLNFETATELLHDDGVKIATVLVDDDVAVKDSLYTAGRRGVANTVLIEKLLGAAAERGDSLDELVKLGHHINNNGFSIGIALEACTVPAAGKPSFTLPENEMEFGVGIHGEPGIDRRKFTSLNDTVDAMFNTLIENGHYQRVIRNWDRENGSWIDEAQEKQPLKSGDRVIVLVNNLGATPQSELYGVYNRLTQCCEKFGLTIERSLIGSYCTSLDMTGISITLLKVDNELLTLWDAPVNTPAMVK